The genomic DNA TGAAGTCAACAAGTGCTGCTTCCCCCTTCTTACCAAGCCGATGCTTCATACAGGCCGGACTTGACCCACTTCGATCGGCCACGAACTCCAAATCCAGCAAACCATCTGAAGCCTCGTCTCCAGAGATATCATGCTGCAAAGTAGCCAACAGGTACACGCGCATAATCCACCAGAACAAAATGCAGATGGAATCCGTCTTCAAGTAAAAGAATCCACAAATTGAAGCCAAGGTGACTCAGGTCCCTGGAACTATATGAAAAACACGGACGACAATTGAAGATGTCGTCACCAGAAGTAGTTGCGAAACCCGGAGCTAGCCCTTTCGTCACCAAAGCACCAAAGCTCCTCGAGTCTAGTTGGCTAGAGGAGCTGAGGTATGGTCATCCCACAAGGTCGCGAGTTCGAATCCCAACTGGGACGAATTtccgcttgtgggtaaaaaaatccccctCGTTGTGCTCACCACAAGGCTTggccctctcgggcatgggCCAGAGTTCGAGGGGTTTTTCCGCGGTCAGGTGAAGCCGTGTTGCTTCATCTTAATGAAAAAAAGTGGGGTCCGTTCACCCCCTTGCTGCGTTtttttctttcatcaccaaAGCCGGGGTCGGCAGACCCCAGTGCCCTACAAACAGAAGAGCATCGGGGTCTTACGTAGAATAGAACGGGTCTTAATGGACTATTAACAACTAGCTACAGTACTTTGCCACTAGTTTTTTCCAAAATTCGTCGGGGTCGGCAGACCTAGTGCCAAGCCttagctccgccactggtttTCGTGAGTAGACACACATAAAATTTATGGTTCTATCTGCGTTTAATAACAGAAATGCCAGCATCAGTTAAATCCTATCCTTAGACGAGCACTTTCAGAGCGCGTACAAACTGAACACTTGCCGGTTAGCTTATTCACTATATATCGTACAGTAAGTAACTAATGAAAAACCAAACAAGTTTTTGAAACTTAGGTACGAGCTTTCAGGTCATAATCGGGAACAGTGGGCATGCCTGCTGCATGCAGCAGGCGCCGGGGGACTTCAACGGCCTGAAgggcatgttttttttttttttttttgaaaagaagtcATGTTTTATTTATTGGCTCCAGCACTGAAAGTAGACAAGTCCTCCGGTGTCTTGCATCCCTTCCCGGTCCCTGAGCCATCTTCACATGCGTGGATATATGGCTTTTGTGAGTGGGAAATGTTAAATGTTCTTCCTGTATGGGCTCACCCAGGAGAGCTGTAGTTGGGCCATTTGAGGTAGTAGCTAGTGCGCAACCCGATTTAGACCCAATAATCTTTCACCCTTGCGGCCCCGAATACTAAGAGTCAAGCGCGTTACTGCAAAACCAGATGTCGCACAAAGGCGCCGACGTCACTGCCAGGTGGGTCCGAACTcctattcttcttcttcctcacgcagcggcgccgccaccggagaTGATAGAGGTTGACGGCGGCGGGGGGCCTGGGCGTGGGCCGTCGTGGGCCTTGCCGCGCGTTGCTGCCATTTATCCCCCTTCGCCAAGCTAGCTGTTTGACAAGAGCTGAAAGATccacctcaaaaaaaaaagaaaaaaagacaaGAGCTGAAAGATCGTACTACTATATCTAGTCAGCTAACTTTTGTGTATAGTACGTTTTCTAAAAACAACTTTTTTGTAGTACAGCGACACGATAACCAAAACAACAATAATTTGGCCATTGGCTAATGGTAAGAGTATAGCGTGCATATCTTGTACATTAGCCCAAGAGGacaaacatgcatgcatgtaccaAACGGGGCTTAGCTTTAGCTAGCTGTGGCCCAACTTGCTTCTGGGTGCTGCACGCCAAAATCTTGCCACATTTGCCCAGCGAAACGGCTTAACTGCACAGACGCTCATGCTGCCAACCTCCCCTTCCGGCAGAGCTTGTCGTGGCGTGCAGCGGCACCGTGCCCTTGAACCGATTCTCTATAAAACGCCGATCAGTGGATCATAGAAGGACACATCGATCAAGAAGCCGTCGACAAAGGAGAAACTCGAGCTCCGATCCAGCGAGAAAGTCCAATTGAGTAGCCCTACTAGCTAGGCCTAAGGTGTCTGAAGTCCTAGCCTCCTAGGCATCCCGGCCGCACACCACCCCGATCAGCAAAGCAAGATGGTCGGGCCGATCGTGCTCGCGGCGTCCGCCGGCATCGGCATGCTCGCCGGCCTCGCGACGGCCGACAGGTGCGCCTCCGGCAACAACCTGCCGCTGATGGGCTCGCGGCCGCCAACTGCAGGCTGCGCGACGTGCGGTGGCACCGGGAAGGTCGCCTGCCTCTGCGCCCGGTGGTCGGACGGGGACGCCGGGTGCCGGCCGTGCGCCGGGACCGGGCGCTCGGCGTGCCGGAGCTGCCGCGGCAccgggcggcgcgcgcccgTGCGGGTGGCCGTGCGCGCGCAGACGCCTCCGGTGGCTGTTACAAAAACCAGATCATGAGGAATTGAACGGCAACTTCTCTTGGAGCATGATGTTGGTCGCAAATAGGTTGTACTACTTACCAGTAGTGGTGCGTGTGTGTATCCATGAGTTGGCATCAGAGTTGTAGGTCATGTGTGCTTATATGTTGTAGACTTGTAGTGTTACTTCTCTTGGAAAGCTGGAATTTATGAGGATCTTGAGATTGCACTTCTTATGACATACCTTAATCTAATACAAGGCTCACAATTTCAGCCGAAAATTGCTGAAAACAGGCGATGACCTTAATTGAATATAGCCTTCAAAATGTTGGctgaaaataacaaaaaaaaaaaattggccaATTTTGATATACATGGTTACCCAAGGTAAATATCTATACCGTTTTATAATTTGGatgttttttttccaaattttaCTCTAATTTTGCCAAAAAATGGGAACCTTTCGTA from Panicum virgatum strain AP13 chromosome 7N, P.virgatum_v5, whole genome shotgun sequence includes the following:
- the LOC120684038 gene encoding uncharacterized protein LOC120684038 encodes the protein MVGPIVLAASAGIGMLAGLATADRCASGNNLPLMGSRPPTAGCATCGGTGKVACLCARWSDGDAGCRPCAGTGRSACRSCRGTGRRAPVRVAVRAQTPPVAVTKTRS